The following are from one region of the Hymenobacter sp. YIM 151858-1 genome:
- a CDS encoding tRNA-(ms[2]io[6]A)-hydroxylase gives MSDHSFAQPSAEEAQKREKTILKLKLNTDPRWVDIASKNIGDILVDHAYCEQKAASTGISLIVSYPEKTRLVDELTELVAEEWSHFERVLQELRKRNLPLGRPRRDEYVVELMKHVRRGGARERQLMDQLLVSALIEARSCERFKLLWKHIPDAELSKFYYELMVSEAGHFVAYVDLAKEYCDPQEVDARLQELLKIEGEIVTSLPVRDDRMH, from the coding sequence ATGAGCGACCACAGCTTCGCCCAGCCTTCGGCCGAGGAGGCCCAGAAACGCGAAAAAACCATCCTGAAGCTGAAGCTGAATACCGACCCCAGGTGGGTAGACATTGCTTCGAAAAACATCGGCGATATCCTCGTCGACCACGCCTACTGCGAGCAAAAGGCGGCCTCAACGGGCATTTCGCTCATCGTGAGCTACCCCGAAAAAACGCGGCTCGTCGACGAGCTCACCGAGTTGGTAGCCGAGGAGTGGAGCCACTTCGAGCGGGTGCTGCAGGAGCTGCGCAAGCGCAACCTGCCCCTGGGTCGGCCACGCCGCGATGAGTACGTGGTGGAGCTGATGAAGCACGTGCGCCGCGGCGGCGCGCGCGAGCGGCAGCTGATGGACCAGTTACTGGTATCGGCCCTGATCGAGGCCCGTTCGTGCGAACGGTTTAAGCTGCTCTGGAAACATATTCCGGATGCTGAGCTAAGCAAGTTTTACTACGAGCTGATGGTATCCGAAGCCGGACACTTCGTGGCGTACGTCGACCTGGCCAAGGAGTATTGCGACCCGCAGGAAGTGGATGCCCGCCTGCAGGAGCTGTTGAAGATTGAAGGGGAGATTGTAACCAGTCTGCCCGTGCGCGACGACCGCATGCATTAA
- a CDS encoding zinc ribbon domain-containing protein — protein sequence MISNSASDITVASKLEALLNLQRIDSQLDEIRRVRGDLPEEVRDLEDEIAGYEVRVAKFDEEVAALNEQIKARKQAAKDAEVLIRRYEDQQQNVRNNREYEAIAKEIELQKLEIQISEKKVREAQYQIDQKNVEIGGTKQRLEERRKDLVNKQAELQVIVGESEADEQKLMTERETASQPVEDRLLSAYSRIRGNARNGLAVVMVKRDACGGCFNTVPPQRQADIIAHKKIIVCEHCGRILADVESRNA from the coding sequence ATGATTTCTAACTCCGCTTCGGATATCACCGTAGCCAGCAAACTGGAAGCCCTTCTGAACCTCCAGCGCATCGATTCGCAACTCGATGAGATTCGGCGCGTGCGCGGCGACCTGCCCGAAGAAGTTCGCGACCTGGAAGATGAAATTGCCGGTTACGAGGTGCGCGTGGCCAAATTCGACGAAGAAGTTGCTGCCCTCAACGAGCAGATCAAAGCCCGCAAGCAAGCCGCCAAGGATGCCGAAGTGCTGATTCGCCGCTACGAAGACCAGCAACAGAACGTACGCAACAACCGCGAGTACGAGGCTATTGCCAAGGAAATCGAACTGCAGAAGCTGGAAATCCAGATTTCGGAAAAGAAGGTTCGCGAAGCCCAGTACCAAATCGACCAGAAGAACGTCGAAATCGGCGGCACCAAGCAGCGCCTCGAAGAGCGCCGCAAGGACCTGGTAAACAAGCAAGCCGAACTGCAGGTAATCGTAGGCGAAAGCGAGGCCGATGAGCAAAAGCTCATGACCGAGCGCGAAACCGCCTCGCAGCCCGTAGAGGACCGCTTGCTGTCGGCTTACAGCCGCATCCGCGGCAACGCCCGCAACGGTTTGGCCGTGGTTATGGTGAAGCGCGACGCTTGTGGCGGCTGCTTCAACACTGTACCGCCCCAGCGCCAGGCCGACATCATTGCCCACAAAAAAATCATCGTGTGCGAGCACTGCGGCCGTATTCTGGCCGACGTTGAAAGCCGCAACGCCTAG
- the lpxK gene encoding tetraacyldisaccharide 4'-kinase, whose amino-acid sequence MSGLLTLLLLPFSWLYAGVAAVRNWFYDTGRWESTAAGVPLINVGNLRVGGTGKTPHVAWVIEQLLAAGHQPAILSRGYGRRTKGFRLASSTDTAATIGDEPWQHFHAFGQQVPVVVDEDRRHGLAEIAQQLPKVTAVVLDDAYQHRRVRPSLNILLTEQARPFWTDHVLPAGRLRESRLGARRADVVIITKCPPEWPAHEQQAAVAQVRRYARPGVPVLFSTYSYGQPTAVLPTAAALGAVQPGQPVVVLTGIAQPEPLLSELRRRGHAVLAHHQFADHHAFNAAELQALAAALPPAAVIITTEKDAARLREPALRTIVASLPLFYVPIRVAFLADGAQRLQAMLAPPQLTPRVVAS is encoded by the coding sequence ATGTCCGGCCTTCTGACTTTGTTGCTGCTCCCGTTTAGCTGGCTGTACGCCGGTGTAGCGGCCGTGCGCAACTGGTTTTACGATACCGGCCGCTGGGAAAGCACCGCTGCCGGGGTGCCGCTCATCAACGTGGGCAACCTGCGCGTAGGCGGCACCGGCAAAACGCCCCACGTGGCTTGGGTAATCGAGCAACTGTTGGCCGCCGGTCACCAACCGGCCATCCTGAGCAGGGGCTACGGAAGGCGTACCAAGGGTTTCAGGCTGGCCAGCAGCACCGATACGGCCGCAACCATCGGCGACGAGCCCTGGCAGCACTTTCATGCGTTTGGGCAGCAGGTACCGGTGGTGGTGGATGAAGACCGCCGCCATGGCCTAGCCGAAATTGCCCAGCAGCTACCCAAGGTGACTGCGGTGGTGCTCGACGATGCTTACCAGCACCGCCGCGTGCGCCCGAGCCTCAACATCCTGCTTACCGAGCAGGCGCGCCCTTTTTGGACTGACCACGTGCTGCCCGCCGGCCGCCTGCGCGAAAGCCGCCTGGGGGCCCGCCGCGCCGATGTCGTCATCATCACCAAATGCCCGCCCGAGTGGCCCGCGCACGAGCAGCAAGCCGCCGTGGCGCAGGTGCGGCGCTACGCCCGGCCCGGCGTGCCGGTGCTGTTTTCAACGTACAGCTACGGCCAGCCAACGGCGGTGCTGCCCACCGCAGCCGCCCTAGGTGCGGTGCAGCCCGGGCAGCCGGTGGTGGTGCTCACGGGCATTGCCCAGCCCGAGCCGCTGCTGAGCGAGTTGCGCCGGCGCGGGCACGCTGTGCTGGCGCACCACCAATTTGCCGACCACCACGCGTTTAACGCCGCCGAGTTGCAGGCGCTGGCCGCTGCACTGCCGCCCGCGGCAGTTATCATCACCACCGAAAAAGATGCTGCGCGCCTGCGCGAGCCGGCATTACGTACCATCGTGGCATCTTTGCCGTTATTCTACGTTCCTATTCGCGTAGCATTCCTGGCCGATGGCGCTCAGCGCCTGCAAGCCATGCTCGCGCCGCCCCAGCTTACGCCCCGTGTCGTTGCCTCCTGA
- a CDS encoding glycoside hydrolase family 2 protein: protein MDSEQTNYGFSPTNGNVRTANPLPRAVLRSNNFLLLDGEWRFAIDPDDCGLREGWYLAHQYELNANWPGSVESHILEARGQQNTTAWHDRIVVWYEREFTLPERGDEGANSMFQLTFGACGYETRVWLNGHLLTTIEGETVHYGEYTSFSFELQEVHLRPVNRLTVRIMDTMDAETPRGKQESHVYKRGGIWYQTYTGAVRSVWLEMVERNRLRSRVGVDSVIEDQMVRFNLTTRIHDPGPYTLRLQVFERFAKSAQPLATAEYPMKLEAGQRKQRVVMELAGAKVWSNASPNLYRLVAQLIDADGYTAEIETHFGLRKIESRGRNVYLNNEPIYIDGILYQPGTATYEEMQRHMHAMKELGCNLVRVHIAGVDPRIYNLADELGLLLWVEVPSPHSSTPRSRENHRAELLRMLALIESHPSVVIWSLYNEDWGCQDIATNPATREYIIEMYHYMQIHHPQFLVVDNDGWHHISHEGRLKSDLLTAHLYTPELERWRELLDRMVQGEMEGVAVNPLVVGDPFYYRRQKPLIVSEWGGFGFVDYGGPADSEDRAQRIRDFKRELRQRSIAGDVYTQATNIEDERNGLIDPHTGALDVPPGLLNSAGFAPGANEPQPEA, encoded by the coding sequence ATGGATTCCGAGCAAACGAACTACGGCTTCTCGCCCACCAATGGCAACGTGCGCACCGCCAACCCTTTGCCCAGGGCAGTGCTGCGCTCCAACAATTTTCTGCTGCTGGACGGCGAGTGGCGCTTTGCCATCGACCCCGACGACTGCGGCCTACGCGAGGGCTGGTACCTGGCCCATCAGTACGAGCTTAACGCCAATTGGCCCGGCTCGGTGGAGTCGCACATCCTCGAAGCCCGGGGGCAGCAAAACACCACGGCCTGGCACGACCGCATCGTGGTGTGGTACGAGCGGGAGTTTACCCTGCCCGAGCGCGGCGACGAAGGTGCGAACTCCATGTTTCAGCTCACGTTTGGGGCGTGCGGCTACGAAACCCGCGTGTGGCTGAACGGGCACCTGCTCACCACCATCGAGGGCGAAACCGTGCATTACGGCGAGTACACCTCGTTTTCGTTTGAGCTGCAGGAGGTGCACCTGCGCCCCGTAAACCGCCTCACGGTCCGCATCATGGATACCATGGATGCCGAAACACCTAGGGGCAAGCAGGAGTCGCACGTGTACAAGCGGGGCGGCATCTGGTACCAAACCTATACCGGGGCCGTGCGCTCGGTGTGGCTCGAAATGGTGGAGCGCAACCGCCTCCGCTCCCGCGTGGGGGTCGATAGCGTTATCGAAGACCAGATGGTGCGCTTTAACCTTACCACCCGCATTCACGACCCTGGGCCTTACACGCTAAGGTTGCAGGTGTTCGAGCGGTTTGCCAAATCGGCGCAGCCGCTGGCCACGGCCGAGTACCCGATGAAGCTCGAAGCCGGCCAACGCAAGCAACGGGTGGTAATGGAGCTGGCCGGCGCCAAAGTGTGGTCCAACGCCTCGCCCAACCTGTACCGGTTGGTGGCTCAGCTCATCGACGCCGACGGGTACACCGCTGAAATAGAAACGCATTTCGGGCTCCGCAAAATCGAGTCGCGGGGGCGCAACGTGTACCTGAACAACGAGCCCATTTACATCGACGGCATTCTGTACCAGCCCGGTACGGCTACCTACGAGGAAATGCAGCGGCATATGCACGCCATGAAGGAGCTGGGCTGCAACCTGGTGCGCGTGCACATTGCCGGCGTCGATCCGCGCATCTACAACCTCGCCGACGAGCTGGGCTTGCTGCTGTGGGTGGAGGTGCCTTCGCCGCACAGCTCTACCCCGCGCAGCCGCGAAAACCACCGCGCCGAGCTGCTGCGCATGCTGGCCCTGATCGAGTCGCACCCCTCGGTGGTTATCTGGAGCCTGTACAACGAGGACTGGGGCTGCCAGGACATTGCCACCAACCCGGCCACGCGCGAGTACATCATCGAGATGTACCACTACATGCAGATTCATCACCCGCAGTTTTTGGTGGTGGATAACGACGGCTGGCACCACATTTCGCACGAGGGCCGCCTGAAATCCGATTTGCTGACGGCCCACCTGTACACGCCCGAGCTGGAACGCTGGCGCGAGCTGCTCGACCGCATGGTGCAGGGCGAAATGGAGGGCGTGGCCGTGAACCCTTTGGTAGTGGGCGACCCGTTCTACTACCGCCGTCAGAAGCCCCTGATTGTAAGCGAGTGGGGCGGCTTCGGCTTTGTGGACTACGGCGGCCCGGCCGACTCCGAGGACCGCGCCCAGCGAATCCGCGACTTCAAGCGCGAGCTGCGGCAGCGCTCCATTGCCGGCGACGTGTACACGCAGGCCACCAACATCGAGGACGAGCGCAACGGCCTGATCGACCCGCACACCGGCGCGCTCGACGTACCGCCCGGCCTGCTCAACTCCGCCGGCTTTGCCCCGGGCGCCAACGAGCCGCAGCCCGAAGCATAG
- a CDS encoding ABC transporter permease, whose product MHLLENIREAFRSIQSNLLRTVLTALIVSIGIMSLVGILTAIDAMKYSLNETFSSLGANSFDIQAKGYSNRFRRGGVRGKTYPPITYLQAQQYKAQLGDEGRVGVSAFVAGAAKVKAGSKETNPNTQVVGGDENYLLNQNYNLASGRAFSQQELENGVSVAVIGAEVREKLFGSNSTASALGKYIYMLGRRFLVVGTLDRSGSSMGGGGADRIVLVPLEAGNQMPRQQALTYDIKTAVLQPENLPFAMDQARGIMRAVRHDRLGQEDSFEMESSDSLASKLDELSGSLKIGGFLVGFITLLGASIALMNIMMVSVTERTREIGIRKALGATSLQIRQQFLIEAIVICVLGGALGIVLGVSMGNAVSLFVGEGAFLVPWLWMMLGLLICVTVGLASGYYPASKASKLDPIESLRYE is encoded by the coding sequence ATGCATTTACTTGAAAATATCCGCGAGGCGTTCCGGTCGATTCAAAGCAACCTGCTCCGTACGGTACTAACGGCTCTGATTGTGAGCATTGGCATCATGTCGCTGGTGGGTATTCTAACGGCCATCGACGCCATGAAGTACTCGCTGAACGAGACTTTTTCGAGCCTGGGTGCCAACTCGTTTGATATTCAGGCCAAGGGCTACAGCAACCGCTTCCGCAGGGGCGGGGTGCGCGGCAAAACCTATCCGCCCATTACCTACCTGCAGGCCCAGCAATACAAAGCCCAGCTCGGCGACGAAGGCCGCGTGGGCGTGTCGGCGTTTGTGGCCGGGGCCGCCAAAGTGAAGGCCGGCAGCAAGGAAACCAACCCCAACACCCAGGTGGTGGGCGGCGACGAAAACTACCTGCTCAACCAAAACTACAACCTGGCCTCGGGGCGCGCGTTTTCGCAGCAGGAGCTTGAGAACGGCGTTAGCGTGGCCGTTATAGGCGCCGAAGTGCGCGAAAAGCTGTTCGGCAGCAACTCCACGGCCTCGGCCCTGGGCAAGTACATTTACATGCTGGGCCGGCGCTTTTTGGTGGTGGGCACCCTCGACCGCAGCGGCAGCTCGATGGGCGGCGGCGGGGCCGACCGAATTGTGCTGGTTCCGCTGGAAGCCGGCAACCAGATGCCGCGCCAGCAGGCCCTGACGTACGACATCAAAACCGCCGTGCTGCAGCCCGAAAACCTGCCCTTTGCCATGGACCAAGCCCGCGGCATTATGCGCGCCGTGCGCCACGACCGGCTGGGCCAGGAAGACAGCTTTGAGATGGAGAGCAGCGACTCGCTCGCCAGCAAGCTGGATGAGCTGTCGGGCTCGCTCAAGATCGGGGGCTTTCTGGTGGGCTTCATCACCTTGCTGGGCGCCAGCATCGCCCTCATGAACATCATGATGGTATCGGTAACGGAGCGCACCCGCGAAATCGGCATCCGCAAAGCCCTAGGTGCTACGTCGCTGCAAATCCGGCAGCAGTTCCTCATCGAGGCCATTGTGATTTGCGTGTTGGGCGGGGCCCTAGGTATCGTGCTCGGCGTGAGCATGGGCAACGCCGTTTCGTTGTTCGTGGGCGAAGGTGCGTTTCTGGTGCCCTGGCTGTGGATGATGCTGGGCCTGCTGATTTGCGTAACCGTGGGGCTGGCCTCCGGCTATTACCCCGCCAGCAAAGCCTCCAAGCTCGATCCAATCGAGTCGCTGCGCTACGAGTAA
- a CDS encoding uracil-DNA glycosylase family protein — protein sequence MTTPNTFGSRLAAFLTGFPAAPPLPGGVAAHHPYQTPPAAELLLRFGQRYYADNQPRVALLGINPGRFGAGTTGVAFTDPAALQHHCGIANTLPHRAELSSQFVYQLVVALGGASEFYRHFYLGSLYPLVLLREGKNYNYYDAPALTQALWPQMQYALRQQADLGLRRDVAISLGRRNGEYFQKLNHELGLFGRVLVFDHPRYLMQYKRRAVPEFVARYAAELAGLL from the coding sequence ATGACGACGCCCAACACCTTCGGCTCCCGCCTGGCGGCTTTCCTGACCGGCTTTCCGGCGGCTCCCCCTCTGCCCGGCGGGGTGGCGGCCCACCACCCCTACCAAACGCCACCGGCCGCTGAGCTGCTGCTGCGTTTTGGGCAGCGCTATTATGCTGATAACCAACCCCGGGTTGCGCTGCTGGGCATCAACCCCGGGCGCTTTGGGGCCGGCACTACCGGCGTAGCCTTCACCGACCCCGCCGCGCTGCAGCACCATTGCGGCATTGCCAACACCCTGCCCCACCGGGCTGAACTGTCGAGCCAGTTTGTGTACCAATTAGTTGTTGCCTTGGGTGGTGCCTCGGAATTCTACCGCCACTTCTACCTAGGGTCGCTGTACCCGCTGGTGCTGCTGCGCGAGGGCAAAAACTACAACTACTACGATGCGCCTGCGCTTACCCAAGCCCTGTGGCCACAGATGCAGTACGCCCTTCGGCAGCAAGCCGACCTAGGGCTGCGCCGCGACGTAGCCATTAGCCTGGGCCGGCGCAACGGCGAGTACTTTCAAAAACTAAACCACGAGCTGGGGCTGTTCGGGCGCGTGCTGGTGTTCGATCATCCGCGCTACCTGATGCAATACAAACGCCGCGCGGTGCCCGAATTTGTAGCCCGGTACGCCGCTGAACTGGCTGGCTTGCTTTAA
- a CDS encoding putative porin produces MSLPPDVSALCQTLRLGRASRLLLWLLLLLPLVSRAQVVDDSTRVLYGPRTTLVVREENLLRNQPEGSVLDTTLTGIQNNRNWYYDSTFQQDLGNVGTASRRLLWETNTNIGIRYGRTAFDKYFRNSANIPYYDTRSPYTYFRFVQGAQGEQVFEGSYSRSIKKAVNLGIAYERFSANKQLGAVSTREGQVTHTGVLVFARYQTKNDRYHLLTNYYTAKHRAAEQGGIRPGLNAAGERDSLEQLFDYEQETVWLTQAINKDHRDRFHLAHTYNLVGRGLTAFHVFDWSRQYNRYTDDRLTFEQGRLLFYPEALRDSARTDDVSLYRQLENTFGFLGRTKLLEYRVYGRQRTGRYTMESLTARPAPERKVPTVQADTTQIFVGGNAAFRWKIFQVLLAGEYKFIDEAWARGSLRLGPLSGELLYSSFAPTLTQQRYSGNHHRWATDFDNTNITQFTVAFDQRIGAPTARLQQRVQASGRLVNINSLVYYGLDPAARNRQDLIPQQLTGANANQRLLIGTLRHQLRYGVLRLDNLVTFTEGGDQQGLSIPQVVGNSRILAEGFLFQKALFSQVGVEAFYQSSYKPYDYSPATQQFFVQNYFTSRGYPVVDVFVTADIKTVSVFLKMAYINQNLDGNAGYFPTPYYTGIPRSFQVGLKWNFFD; encoded by the coding sequence GTGTCGTTGCCTCCTGACGTTTCTGCCCTTTGCCAAACCCTGCGGCTCGGCCGCGCTAGCCGGCTATTGCTGTGGCTGCTATTGCTGTTGCCGCTCGTAAGCCGCGCCCAGGTTGTCGACGACTCGACGCGGGTGCTGTACGGGCCGCGCACCACCTTGGTGGTGCGCGAGGAAAACCTGCTGCGCAACCAGCCCGAAGGCTCCGTTCTGGATACTACGCTCACCGGCATCCAGAACAACCGCAACTGGTACTACGACAGCACCTTTCAGCAGGACCTGGGCAACGTGGGCACCGCTTCGCGGCGCTTGTTGTGGGAAACCAACACCAACATCGGCATTCGGTACGGCCGCACGGCTTTCGACAAGTACTTCCGCAACTCGGCCAACATCCCGTACTACGACACCCGCTCGCCCTACACGTATTTTCGGTTTGTGCAGGGTGCGCAGGGCGAGCAGGTGTTTGAGGGCAGCTACAGCCGCAGCATCAAAAAAGCCGTGAACCTGGGCATTGCCTACGAGCGGTTTAGCGCCAACAAGCAGCTGGGGGCCGTGAGCACCCGCGAGGGGCAGGTAACGCACACGGGCGTGCTCGTGTTTGCCCGCTACCAAACCAAAAACGACCGTTACCACCTGCTAACCAACTACTACACGGCCAAGCACCGCGCGGCCGAGCAGGGGGGCATCCGTCCGGGCCTCAACGCGGCGGGCGAGCGTGATTCGCTGGAACAGCTGTTTGATTACGAGCAGGAAACCGTTTGGCTTACGCAGGCCATCAACAAAGACCACCGCGACCGGTTTCACCTGGCCCACACCTACAACCTGGTGGGCCGGGGGCTTACCGCCTTCCACGTGTTCGACTGGAGCCGGCAATACAACCGCTACACCGACGACCGCCTGACTTTTGAGCAGGGCCGCCTGCTATTTTACCCCGAAGCCCTGCGCGATTCGGCCCGCACCGACGACGTGAGCCTGTACCGCCAGCTCGAAAACACGTTCGGTTTCCTGGGCCGCACCAAGTTGCTGGAGTACCGGGTGTACGGCCGCCAGCGCACTGGCCGCTACACCATGGAAAGCCTCACGGCCCGGCCCGCGCCCGAGCGCAAGGTGCCCACCGTGCAAGCCGATACCACCCAGATATTTGTGGGCGGCAACGCGGCTTTTCGTTGGAAGATCTTTCAGGTGCTGCTGGCCGGCGAGTACAAGTTTATCGACGAAGCCTGGGCCCGCGGCTCGTTGCGCCTGGGGCCGCTTTCGGGCGAGCTGCTGTACTCGTCGTTTGCGCCCACGCTCACGCAACAGCGCTATTCGGGCAACCACCACCGCTGGGCTACCGACTTCGACAACACCAACATTACGCAGTTCACCGTCGCGTTCGATCAGCGAATCGGAGCCCCCACGGCTCGTTTGCAGCAACGGGTGCAAGCCTCGGGGCGGCTCGTCAATATCAACAGCCTGGTGTACTACGGCCTCGATCCGGCCGCCCGCAACCGGCAGGACCTGATTCCGCAACAGCTGACCGGTGCCAACGCCAACCAGCGGTTGCTCATTGGCACGCTGCGCCACCAGCTGCGCTACGGCGTGCTGCGCCTCGATAATCTCGTAACCTTTACCGAAGGTGGCGACCAGCAGGGCCTGAGCATTCCGCAGGTGGTGGGCAACTCGCGCATTCTGGCCGAGGGCTTCCTGTTTCAGAAAGCGTTGTTCAGCCAGGTAGGGGTGGAGGCGTTCTACCAGTCGAGCTACAAGCCCTACGACTACTCGCCCGCCACGCAGCAGTTTTTCGTGCAGAACTACTTCACCTCGCGCGGCTACCCGGTGGTAGATGTGTTCGTGACGGCCGACATCAAAACCGTGTCGGTGTTTCTGAAGATGGCCTACATCAACCAGAACCTCGACGGCAACGCCGGCTACTTCCCGACGCCTTACTACACGGGCATTCCGCGTAGCTTTCAGGTGGGCCTGAAGTGGAACTTCTTTGATTGA
- a CDS encoding Nif3-like dinuclear metal center hexameric protein has translation MSVTVHDLTRALEAWAPLPYQESYDNAGLQCGDPQMLVNGVLIALDCTPGIIDEAVRRGCNVVVVHHPVIFQPLKRLTGSTEVERTIMRALRLDVAVYAAHTNLDNVCHGVSRKLGEKLGLQNLRVLDPKAGLLAKLITYVPATHTEAVLQALYAAGAGQIGDYKDCSFRLEGTGTFTPGPGTRPFDGTVGQPQTAPEQRIEVLLPLHLQTKALGALRQAHPYEEVAYEVIKLENLNQEVGSGMVGELPEPLAAKDFLRLLREQLHVPVVKHTEYHSLIRKVALCGGAGSFLTKKAVAAGADAYVTGDIKYHEFFAPEGRLMLCDVGHYESEQYTSELFRELLTEKFARTFAVLLAETPTNPVRYDF, from the coding sequence ATGTCCGTTACCGTTCACGACCTCACCCGCGCCCTCGAAGCCTGGGCGCCGCTGCCTTATCAGGAAAGCTACGACAACGCCGGCCTGCAGTGCGGCGACCCGCAGATGCTGGTAAACGGCGTGCTCATCGCCCTCGATTGCACGCCGGGCATCATCGACGAGGCCGTGCGCCGGGGCTGCAACGTAGTGGTGGTCCATCACCCGGTTATTTTTCAGCCCTTAAAGCGCCTTACCGGCAGCACCGAAGTGGAGCGCACCATTATGCGCGCCTTGCGCCTCGATGTAGCCGTGTACGCCGCCCACACCAACCTCGACAACGTGTGCCACGGCGTGAGCCGCAAGCTGGGCGAAAAGCTGGGCCTGCAAAACCTGCGCGTGCTCGACCCCAAAGCCGGCTTGCTGGCCAAGCTGATTACCTACGTGCCCGCCACGCACACCGAGGCCGTGCTGCAGGCCCTGTACGCTGCGGGAGCGGGCCAAATCGGCGACTACAAGGATTGCAGCTTCCGCCTGGAGGGTACCGGCACCTTCACGCCCGGCCCCGGCACCCGCCCCTTCGACGGCACCGTGGGCCAGCCGCAAACCGCTCCCGAGCAGCGCATTGAGGTGCTGCTGCCCCTGCACCTGCAAACCAAAGCCCTAGGTGCCTTGCGCCAGGCCCACCCCTACGAGGAGGTAGCCTACGAAGTAATAAAGCTCGAAAACCTGAATCAGGAAGTCGGTTCGGGCATGGTAGGCGAACTGCCCGAGCCACTCGCGGCCAAGGACTTTTTGCGCCTGCTGCGCGAGCAGCTGCACGTGCCCGTGGTTAAGCACACCGAGTACCACTCGTTAATCCGCAAAGTGGCCTTGTGCGGCGGTGCCGGTTCCTTTCTGACGAAGAAAGCCGTGGCAGCCGGGGCCGATGCCTATGTAACCGGCGACATCAAATACCACGAGTTTTTTGCCCCCGAAGGCCGCCTCATGCTCTGCGACGTTGGCCACTACGAAAGCGAGCAGTATACTAGCGAACTGTTTCGGGAATTGCTTACGGAAAAATTTGCGCGTACTTTTGCGGTCTTGTTAGCAGAGACCCCCACGAACCCTGTTCGCTATGATTTCTAA
- a CDS encoding asparagine synthetase B, which yields MLSIRRLLAFALLLLAYLGPTASRASQILIPMDEAQREHLKAYGAAYWLLTKEIEVDWLLNYRGGAFAFPAVQAAEQELAVRGVSYQVVSDAQYSAILSQIGDPNANMDLMKLEKAPKIAVYTPKGKQPWDDAVTLVLSYAEIPYTEVYDDEVLDGKLTKYDWLHLHHEDFTGQYGKFYATYRNRPWYQQQQRDTEAAAKRHGFSKVSQMKASVVTKMQEFVAGGGFLFAMCSATDTYDIALAGLGLDMVDVMYDGDAPDPQAQQKLNFNRTLAFRNFTIERNPYQYEYSNIDMQPYERGMSEENDYFQLFTFSAKNDPVPTMLTQNHTRTVKGFMGQTTAFRKTLIKPDVLVMGENKTSGEVRYMHGELGKGTWTFYGGHDPEDYQHLVEEEPTELSLHPNSPGYRLILNNILFPAAKKKKQKT from the coding sequence ATGCTTTCAATCCGTCGTTTGCTTGCTTTCGCGCTGCTGCTGCTGGCCTACCTAGGGCCAACGGCCAGCCGCGCCAGCCAAATTCTCATTCCGATGGATGAGGCCCAGCGCGAACACCTCAAAGCATACGGGGCAGCTTACTGGCTGCTAACCAAGGAAATTGAGGTGGATTGGCTGCTGAACTACCGCGGCGGCGCTTTTGCATTTCCGGCCGTGCAGGCTGCCGAGCAGGAGCTGGCCGTGCGCGGCGTAAGCTACCAGGTGGTATCGGATGCGCAGTACAGCGCCATACTCAGCCAGATTGGCGACCCGAACGCCAACATGGACCTGATGAAGCTGGAGAAAGCACCCAAAATTGCGGTGTACACGCCCAAAGGCAAGCAACCCTGGGACGACGCCGTGACGTTGGTGCTGTCCTACGCCGAAATTCCTTACACCGAGGTGTACGACGACGAGGTGCTCGACGGCAAGCTCACCAAATACGACTGGCTGCACCTGCACCACGAGGACTTTACGGGCCAGTACGGCAAGTTTTACGCCACCTACCGCAACCGGCCCTGGTACCAGCAGCAGCAGCGCGATACCGAGGCGGCCGCCAAGCGACACGGCTTTAGCAAAGTGTCGCAGATGAAGGCCTCGGTAGTTACCAAAATGCAGGAATTTGTGGCCGGCGGCGGTTTCTTGTTCGCTATGTGCTCGGCTACTGACACGTACGATATTGCTCTGGCCGGCTTGGGGCTCGATATGGTAGATGTGATGTACGACGGCGACGCTCCCGATCCGCAGGCGCAGCAAAAGCTCAACTTCAACCGCACCCTGGCCTTCCGCAATTTTACCATCGAGCGCAACCCCTACCAGTACGAGTATTCCAACATCGACATGCAGCCCTACGAGCGGGGCATGAGCGAGGAAAACGATTATTTTCAGCTGTTTACGTTTTCGGCCAAAAACGACCCCGTGCCCACCATGCTCACCCAGAACCACACCCGCACGGTGAAAGGGTTTATGGGCCAAACCACGGCATTCCGCAAAACGCTCATCAAGCCCGATGTGCTGGTGATGGGCGAAAACAAGACCTCGGGCGAGGTGCGCTACATGCACGGCGAGCTGGGCAAAGGCACCTGGACGTTTTACGGCGGCCACGACCCCGAAGACTACCAGCACCTGGTGGAAGAAGAACCCACGGAGCTGTCGTTGCACCCCAACTCGCCCGGCTACCGCCTTATCCTGAACAACATTTTGTTTCCGGCGGCGAAAAAGAAAAAGCAGAAAACCTGA